The following are encoded in a window of Brevibacillus sp. DP1.3A genomic DNA:
- a CDS encoding sigma-70 family RNA polymerase sigma factor: MKEENVKPWLIRMRQGEEEAFQEVYRATRTYAYNLIYFLAPHKQDVDDMMSEVYVELIRSIDRYDVEQPFIPWFNGLIVRQVRNWNRSIWRRFRLLERVKEKGYEAPVAGMEDKLGAISDELEVIPAVEKLSFKLKEIVVLRYYQNCSLEEIAGILQIPLGTVKSRHHLAMKKLREHFENRINREEVSFHVH; encoded by the coding sequence ATGAAAGAGGAAAATGTAAAGCCTTGGCTCATCCGGATGCGCCAAGGAGAGGAAGAAGCTTTTCAAGAAGTCTATCGAGCAACTCGCACGTACGCCTACAACCTGATCTATTTTCTGGCGCCGCACAAACAGGATGTAGACGACATGATGAGTGAAGTGTACGTGGAGTTGATTCGAAGCATCGACAGGTACGATGTGGAGCAGCCCTTTATCCCATGGTTCAACGGATTGATTGTGCGGCAGGTTCGCAACTGGAATCGAAGCATTTGGCGAAGATTCCGCCTGCTGGAGCGGGTAAAGGAAAAAGGCTACGAAGCACCTGTTGCAGGGATGGAGGATAAGCTGGGGGCGATCAGTGATGAGCTGGAGGTCATTCCCGCCGTAGAGAAATTATCCTTCAAGCTCAAGGAAATCGTCGTACTGCGTTACTATCAAAACTGTTCCTTGGAGGAAATTGCAGGTATTCTCCAAATCCCGCTCGGAACGGTGAAATCGAGACATCACTTGGCGATGAAAAAGTTGAGAGAGCATTTTGAGAATCGAATTAATCGTGAGGAGGTATCTTTTCATGTTCATTGA
- a CDS encoding DUF3817 domain-containing protein produces MMNSALGRFRLIGLIEGISYLVLLGIAMPLKYFWDYPAAVKIAGSLHGLFFVLYILALAHVTMTNKWSFLKVIGAFIASLLPFGNFVLDARLKKEQ; encoded by the coding sequence ATGATGAATTCTGCCCTCGGACGCTTTCGTCTCATCGGCCTGATCGAAGGTATCTCGTATTTAGTACTTCTCGGGATTGCTATGCCGCTTAAGTATTTTTGGGATTATCCAGCCGCAGTAAAAATTGCCGGCTCGCTTCATGGATTGTTTTTTGTCCTGTATATTTTGGCGTTGGCACATGTTACAATGACCAATAAGTGGTCCTTCTTGAAAGTGATCGGGGCATTTATTGCTTCATTACTGCCATTCGGCAACTTTGTTCTGGATGCACGCCTGAAAAAAGAGCAGTAA
- a CDS encoding PadR family transcriptional regulator: protein MSLKLLVLGLLMEGEKHPYEVQQQVKARGMDCYMKYAKGSLYYAFDQLEKSGMIEVKEVIRETSRPEKTMYGITVKGEEQFQQLLLEELQKPMQLTNPIYAALTFASYGNPQKMDEALEGNIQEVRRLAGLLESIQEEKRERLSWGARTILIGAIEHLHAEMRWMERIREEAWGR, encoded by the coding sequence ATGAGTCTAAAATTGCTTGTTCTGGGATTGCTGATGGAAGGGGAGAAGCATCCCTACGAGGTTCAGCAGCAGGTGAAGGCCAGGGGAATGGATTGCTACATGAAATACGCCAAAGGTTCCCTCTACTATGCCTTCGACCAACTGGAAAAGAGCGGGATGATTGAGGTCAAAGAAGTCATTCGCGAGACTAGCCGCCCAGAGAAGACGATGTATGGGATCACGGTAAAAGGCGAAGAGCAATTCCAACAGCTTCTCTTGGAAGAACTGCAAAAACCAATGCAGCTGACCAATCCGATCTACGCGGCTCTTACTTTTGCTTCGTACGGTAATCCACAGAAAATGGATGAGGCGCTTGAAGGTAACATCCAGGAGGTAAGACGGTTAGCTGGATTATTGGAATCGATCCAGGAGGAAAAAAGAGAGAGGCTTAGCTGGGGCGCACGAACGATTCTGATCGGTGCCATTGAGCATTTGCACGCAGAGATGCGCTGGATGGAACGCATCCGAGAAGAAGCTTGGGGCCGTTGA
- a CDS encoding DUF2179 domain-containing protein has protein sequence MGLAFVLIIIGINILYVSFFTLRLLMVIKGYRVLASLLAMVEVFVYLKGLEIVLDNLDNPINLAAYCIGWGMGVFIGSKIEEYLALGYVTLQVVVDSVDLEVPVKLREHGFGVTSWVAEGRDGHRLMMQVLTKRSNEKKLWNLIHEIAPKAFVISFEPKHLKGGFWVNRLRG, from the coding sequence ATGGGTTTGGCGTTTGTTTTGATCATCATCGGGATCAACATTTTGTACGTTTCGTTTTTTACGCTGCGACTACTGATGGTGATCAAGGGCTATCGGGTGTTGGCATCCCTATTGGCGATGGTGGAAGTATTCGTGTATTTGAAAGGGTTGGAGATTGTTCTGGACAACCTAGACAATCCGATCAATCTCGCAGCCTACTGTATCGGTTGGGGAATGGGTGTATTCATCGGCAGCAAGATCGAGGAGTATTTGGCCTTGGGCTATGTCACGCTGCAAGTTGTTGTGGATTCCGTTGACTTGGAGGTTCCTGTGAAGCTGCGTGAACACGGCTTTGGCGTTACTTCCTGGGTAGCAGAGGGACGCGACGGACATCGTCTCATGATGCAAGTGTTGACGAAGCGCAGCAACGAGAAAAAACTGTGGAACCTCATTCATGAGATTGCGCCAAAAGCATTCGTGATCTCTTTTGAGCCGAAACATTTGAAGGGCGGCTTCTGGGTGAACCGCCTGCGGGGATAA
- a CDS encoding ADP-ribosylglycohydrolase family protein has protein sequence MELRDRYAGSLLGLAVGDALGTTIEFRKPGTFEPLTEMVGGGPFDLKPGEWTDDTSMALCLAESLITKNGFDPVDQMNRYVAWFRNGYMSCKDHCFDIGNITKEALWRFEQTNNPFSGSDHPMSAGNGSIMRLAPVALYYANQPALAIEYCAQSSRTTHATAKAVDGCRFLGALLLGALQGISKEELLADSFSPVADLWEKQPLDPDIARVANGSYKEKTRKEIKGSGYVVDSLEAALWAFYSSSSFEEGLFLAVNFGDDADTTGAVYGQLAGAYYGVEGLPQRMLALLAKRELMEEFARKLYQNNQTLPLL, from the coding sequence GTGGAACTGCGTGACCGCTATGCTGGAAGTTTGCTAGGGTTGGCTGTTGGAGATGCACTCGGCACTACTATAGAATTTCGCAAACCGGGTACCTTCGAACCACTTACAGAAATGGTCGGGGGAGGGCCTTTCGATTTAAAGCCAGGAGAATGGACGGATGATACGTCGATGGCGCTGTGCCTGGCTGAGAGCTTGATTACGAAAAATGGCTTCGATCCGGTTGATCAGATGAACCGATACGTAGCCTGGTTTCGAAATGGGTATATGAGCTGCAAAGATCATTGCTTCGATATTGGGAATATCACCAAAGAAGCGCTGTGGCGTTTTGAGCAGACGAATAATCCATTCAGCGGATCGGATCATCCGATGTCAGCAGGGAATGGCTCCATTATGAGACTAGCACCTGTCGCGCTCTATTATGCCAATCAACCGGCGCTCGCTATTGAATATTGTGCGCAAAGTTCTCGCACCACTCACGCGACGGCAAAGGCAGTAGACGGCTGTCGTTTTTTGGGGGCATTGCTCCTGGGGGCTCTACAGGGTATTTCCAAAGAGGAATTGCTTGCTGATTCGTTCTCTCCTGTAGCCGATCTATGGGAAAAGCAACCGCTTGATCCTGATATCGCCCGTGTCGCGAATGGCTCCTACAAAGAGAAAACTAGAAAAGAGATCAAAGGATCGGGGTATGTCGTCGATTCGCTTGAAGCGGCGCTTTGGGCTTTTTATTCCAGTAGTTCTTTTGAAGAAGGCCTGTTCCTAGCGGTAAACTTCGGTGATGATGCGGATACGACGGGAGCTGTCTATGGTCAATTGGCAGGTGCTTATTATGGAGTAGAGGGCTTGCCTCAACGGATGCTTGCGCTGTTGGCCAAGCGAGAATTGATGGAGGAGTTCGCACGGAAATTGTATCAAAACAACCAAACTTTACCGCTTTTATAA